CCATTCTTGGATATGGCGGCGAACCAAGTTTTGCTGTCGCAAAAAATCGGCGAATTGCTTGGCGCTGAATTTGCCAAGCTGGGTTTGGCGCTGGAAAACTTCACTGTTGAAAGCATTACCTTGCCTGCGACTATTCAGGCTGCGTTGGATAAGAAAATTTCGATGGGTGTTATCGGCGATTTGGGACGTTACACCCAATATCAAACCGCCGAATCTATCCCGCTTGCGGCACAAAATGAAGGCGGACTTGCCGGAATCGGTGCAGGTTTGGGCGTGGGTGCCGGTATTGGTCAGGCGATGGCAGGTGCCATGTCTAGCATGATGCAGCCGAATACGCAACAGGCTCAGCAAAATGCTCAGCCGGTTGCCGAAGATCCGCAGGCGAAATTGGTGAAACTCAAGTCTTTGCTGGATGGCGGTTTGATTTCGCAAGAAGATTTTGATAAAGCCAAGGCTGAAGTGTTGAAGCAGCTGATTGGTTAATCAAATGAAGGCCGTCTGAAAAATATCATTCAAAAGAAGCGTTGAGCTGCTTCTGTGAAAAGGTTTCAGACGGCCTTTCTAGTCATTTGATTGAGTCCGTTCGGCGATTTGGTTTGTTTCTAATCTGAAATCATGGATAAAACCAGTTGATAGAAACGCTAAGGCCGTCTGAAACACTCCAACCCATTCTGAAAAAGCAAACCCATGTCTCACACTCCTTTCTTCAAAACCGACTGCCCAAGCTGCGGCGCACCTGTCGAAGCGCATTCTGCTTCTGCCGTGACGCTGGTGTGCGGTTATTGCAACAGCATGCTGGTACGGCAAGATAACGGCGTTGTCGACTCTGGCCGTGATTCCGCATTGCTGGAAGATTTTAGTCCTTTACAAATCGGAACCAGCGGCACATTTGTCGCTCAACGTTTTACCTTGGTCGGACGGCTTCAGGTGCAATACGACGATGGTGCGTGGAATGAATGGTATGCGCTGTTTGACGACGGCAGAGCCGGTTGGCTTTCTGAGGCGGGCGATTTGTATGTGATGACCATGCCGGTCGAAATCGATAATCCGCCGAAATTTGAAGACACGCGAGCCGGATTTAGCGAGCTGACTTTCCAAGATAAGTACTATATTGCCTCCGATGTCCGCAAAATCAGCTTGAAACGCGCCGCCGCGCAGGGCGAATTGCCGTTTGTTTTGAAAGAAGATACAGAAAATCGGGTTTCCGACTGGCGTTGCGAAAACCTTTTCATCACGCTCGATTACAACAATGAAACACCCGAAGCCTTCTTCGGGCGGATGGTAAACCTAGATGATTTGAAGCTGGAAAACACGCGCCACGAAGATGAAATTAAAGAAAGCGCAGGCCGTCTGAAAGGCAGTATTACTTCAGAAAACTGTCCTAACTGCGGCTCATCCATTCATTGGGTAAACGGGCTGACTTCCCATCTGAACTGTCAAAGTTGCGGCAGCGAATTGGCAGTCGGCAAAGATAAAGCGGAACTTATTACCGCGAACAATCTGCGTTTGTCGCAAAATACGATGTTTACTCTGCCTGTCGGCTTGACAGGCCGCCTGAAAAATAAAGAATTTCATGTTATCGGCGCAATCCGATATTTAGAAACAGATGCGCAGGAAACATTTGATAACTTGTTTAAAGGTGCCAAACATACATTGGCACCAGAAGGGCAGTGGACAGAGTATCTGCTTTACAACCCTACACAGGGTTTCTTATGGCTGGTTGAAGCTGATGAAGGTTGGAATATTTCTGAAACCTTGAATGATTGGCCGCGCCTCGACCGCAACCGCCAACCGCAAGGCTATGGCAAACTTTATGACTATGGCGGACGGGTCAGGATTGCCAGCGGCGCGTTTTATTGGCGTGTTCGAAGCGGTGATTTGAACTATTACAGCGATTACCGAGACGGGCAAAGCCGTAAGATTGGCTCCGAACTAAACAGTCACGAAATGGCATGGACTAGAAGTGCCCCAATTGCTTATCGGGAAATTGCAGACGCGTTTAATCTGACCAGCCAAGCTCCGCATTACACTGCAAACATGGCGGTGGACGGCATTGATAAATCATTAAGAATTATAATGACTGCCATCCTGGTTGTCGTCAATCTCCCTGCGCTTTTGACCGGCGACAGCTCTGCTGCACTTTCCGTCATCTTTGTAGGATGCTGGTTGTTGTGGGCCATGGGCAAAAAAGACGAGGACGAGGATTAACATGTCGAGAATCACTTACATCATTTTCAGCACCATCATCATCGTCATCTCCATGATTATCAGCTACGGCTCTTCCGACTCCGACGGCTCGCGTATGCACTCCGGAGGCTATTACGGCGGCAGCGGTTATTCCGGAGGCCATAAATGACCCATGCCCCCGGTAATCATGGTCTATTGGACTTATATGGCTGCGATGAAGCCATCTTAAAAGATGAAGGCCGTCTGAAAACTGCTTTGGCAGCTGCCGCACAAGCTGCAGAAGCCACCATATTGACCGAACATTTCCATACCTTCGGCGGCGCTGGCGGCGTAACCGGCGTTTTACTGCTCGCCGAGTCCCATATCAGTATCCATACTTGGCCTGAACACCGCTTCGCCGCTATAGACGTATTTATCTGCGGCGGTATGAAATTGGAAAAAGTGAAGGAAATCTTGTGTAGAGAGTTGGCGGCAGCAAGGGCTGTTTGGACGGTTGTGCAACGTGGCGAAGGCATACTGGACGATGTACAACCATCGGTTGAACAATAAAATCTGTCAGGCCGTCTGAAAGCATATTCAATCCGTTTTCAGACGGCCTTAAACCTTGTGCTGATTAAACTGAAATATTGACGTTATATGGAAAAAACGCCTTTTTTTAAAACCGATTGCCCAAGCTGTGGTGCGCCTGTGGAGGCGTATTCCGCTACTGCCGTGACGCTGGTGTGTGGCCATTGTCACAGTATGCTGGTTGCTAGAATCGGTAAGGGGAGGAGCGGATATTTTGTTGTCAATTCAGGGCGTGATTCTGCGTTGCTGGAAGATTTCAGTCCGTTGCAGATTGGAACGAGAGGCGTTTTTGATGATCGGAAATTTACGCTGATTGGGCGATTGCAGGTGCATTACGATGTCGGCGCATGGAATGAATGGTATGTCTTGTTTGATGACGGGCAGACCGGCTGGCTTTCCGAGGTTGGCGATTTATATGCGATGACTTGTTTGCTTTCCCAGAAGAGGAGACGGGGGCCGAAAAATTTTAAGTCGGTGAAAGCTGGCTCCAGTTCGTTGGTCTTTAATGGCCAAACCTTTATTGCGTCAGACGTCCGCACCATACATTACCGTGATACTGATGCGCAAGGCGAATTGCCGTTCAATTTATCTGGGAATCAAGCGACAGGCGAGGTTTGCGACTGGCGACGCGGCAATTTGTTTTTGACCTTGGATTATTCGACTTTTCCAATGGACTCCTACTTCGGACGCATAGTCAGTTTGGACAGTTTGAAGCTGGAAAATAAGCGCAGTGATGATGAAATCCGTGAAAGTGCAGGCCGTCTGAAAGGAGAGATTCTTTCTGAAAACTGCCTGCATTGCGGCTCTCCTGTTCATTGGCCAAGGGGTGTTACTTCTTTCCTTTTGTGTCAGTCTTGCGGCAGCAGTTTGAACACGACAAAAGATACTGTTGCGTTGATGGAGGCAAATGCCCAAAGGAAAGAACAAGAAAACCTGTTCACGCTTTCCATAGGTACGAAAGGCCGTCTGAACGATACAGAATATCTGATTATCGGGGCTGTAAGATTTGCCGAAATATCGTCCTATAACCAAAATCAGTCTGAATACTGGACGGAATATCTACTTTATAACACGCAACAAGGGTTTGCCTGGCTGATTGAGTCTGGAAAACGCTGGCGGCTGTCAGAAACTTTACACACATGGCCGGACTTTGATTCAAGTGGCAATCCTGCCGGTGAAATGTTGATTGATCATTACCACGGGCAGGTCGAGGCAGCGGCTGGTGCTTTTTATTGGAAAGTCAAACAAGGCGATTTGCTTCATTACAAGGAATATAGCGGCAAGAAAAGTTATGGCCGGAATGTCATTCTGTGTTCTGAGCAGAGCAAGGATGAAATAGTCTGGAGTAAAAGCAGTCCTGTGTCTTACCGTCAAATGAGAAAGGCATTCGGCCTGTCTTTTGATACTAAGGAGATGCTCTCTTACTGGCTGAAGGGAGACAATAGAAATGTTGGGAGTAGAGATAATGTAGCCCGTATCATTGCTATGCTGATTCTTATCATCGTCAACCTTCCGGCCTGGCTGTCACCGCATCTACGTAGTCCTGTCGGTATAGTGGTCAGTCTGTGTGCGTTGGTATGGATATGGGTTTCTGACAGATATAAAAACGATCGTGATTATGAAGAAGAACGGGGAGGGACGATTATTTTCTTTGCTTTCATCATTTTTCTTACCGTCTTGTTCAACTATGTCAAAGCGGAAGACAGCGACTCATCGCATTCAGGCAGTTCCTATCATGGTTATTCGGCAGGACATAAATAACGCGAGACCTGATTAACCTCGTTGTACCGTTTTACTTTTATTTTTTCAGACGACCTTTTTATAAAACATGCTAACCCGCCGTCAATTTCTCAGCTATACCGCCGCGCTTGGCGCTGCTTCTGCTTTTTCTTGGCAGACTTACAAATACCTCAACCATAAACCGCCGGTTTCTATTAACCGTGTCGGCTTGCCGTTGGGGCATTTGTTGCGCGACGGGGAATTGCTCAGTCCGCCGACCAGTCGTTATGAATGCAATACGTTGATACTCGGTGGC
This genomic interval from Neisseria sp. Marseille-Q5346 contains the following:
- a CDS encoding DUF4178 domain-containing protein, encoding MEKTPFFKTDCPSCGAPVEAYSATAVTLVCGHCHSMLVARIGKGRSGYFVVNSGRDSALLEDFSPLQIGTRGVFDDRKFTLIGRLQVHYDVGAWNEWYVLFDDGQTGWLSEVGDLYAMTCLLSQKRRRGPKNFKSVKAGSSSLVFNGQTFIASDVRTIHYRDTDAQGELPFNLSGNQATGEVCDWRRGNLFLTLDYSTFPMDSYFGRIVSLDSLKLENKRSDDEIRESAGRLKGEILSENCLHCGSPVHWPRGVTSFLLCQSCGSSLNTTKDTVALMEANAQRKEQENLFTLSIGTKGRLNDTEYLIIGAVRFAEISSYNQNQSEYWTEYLLYNTQQGFAWLIESGKRWRLSETLHTWPDFDSSGNPAGEMLIDHYHGQVEAAAGAFYWKVKQGDLLHYKEYSGKKSYGRNVILCSEQSKDEIVWSKSSPVSYRQMRKAFGLSFDTKEMLSYWLKGDNRNVGSRDNVARIIAMLILIIVNLPAWLSPHLRSPVGIVVSLCALVWIWVSDRYKNDRDYEEERGGTIIFFAFIIFLTVLFNYVKAEDSDSSHSGSSYHGYSAGHK
- a CDS encoding DUF4178 domain-containing protein, with product MSHTPFFKTDCPSCGAPVEAHSASAVTLVCGYCNSMLVRQDNGVVDSGRDSALLEDFSPLQIGTSGTFVAQRFTLVGRLQVQYDDGAWNEWYALFDDGRAGWLSEAGDLYVMTMPVEIDNPPKFEDTRAGFSELTFQDKYYIASDVRKISLKRAAAQGELPFVLKEDTENRVSDWRCENLFITLDYNNETPEAFFGRMVNLDDLKLENTRHEDEIKESAGRLKGSITSENCPNCGSSIHWVNGLTSHLNCQSCGSELAVGKDKAELITANNLRLSQNTMFTLPVGLTGRLKNKEFHVIGAIRYLETDAQETFDNLFKGAKHTLAPEGQWTEYLLYNPTQGFLWLVEADEGWNISETLNDWPRLDRNRQPQGYGKLYDYGGRVRIASGAFYWRVRSGDLNYYSDYRDGQSRKIGSELNSHEMAWTRSAPIAYREIADAFNLTSQAPHYTANMAVDGIDKSLRIIMTAILVVVNLPALLTGDSSAALSVIFVGCWLLWAMGKKDEDED
- the speD gene encoding adenosylmethionine decarboxylase: MTHAPGNHGLLDLYGCDEAILKDEGRLKTALAAAAQAAEATILTEHFHTFGGAGGVTGVLLLAESHISIHTWPEHRFAAIDVFICGGMKLEKVKEILCRELAAARAVWTVVQRGEGILDDVQPSVEQ